GCATGACGCGCAATATCTGGTCCGAGAAATCCATGAAGGATTATGCGGAATCCATGCGGGTCCTCGTATGGTAGTGGCAAAAATCATGAGCGCAGGCTATTACTGGCCCAATATGCATCTAGACACCGTCGAGATTTCGCGCAAGTGTACCTCGTGCCAACGCCATGCTCCAAAGACCCTACGACCAAAGAACCCTTTGGTCCCGGTAACCGCAGCATGGCATTTTCAACAATGGAGAATTGATCTAGTAGGTCCTTTTCCCGATGTGCCTGGCGTACTAAAATTCATCATAGTTGATGTGGACTACTTCACTAAGTGGGTAGAAACCAAAGCTCTAGCATCAACCACCGCAATGGTGATCAGAAAGTTCATCCGGGAATACATTATATGTCGGTTCGGGTTACCGCTGCGCATTATAACAGACAACGGTACCAATTTTGCGTCCGACGATCTACAAAAATAGATGAAAGAAATGCACATCGAACATAGTTTCGCCTCTGTGGCGCACCCACAGGAAAACGGTCAAGTTGAAAGCGACAACAAACAGTTTGTAGATGGCATTAAAGCAAGATTGGGAACCACAAGAAGAGGCTCGGTCAATGAACTCCCAAGTATTCTATGAGCTCACCGCACCATGCCGAAGACTAGCATGGGAGAAACTCCGTTTAGCCTCGTCTATGGTACGGAAGCCGTGATCCCGGCAGAGTTTGGCCATCCGTCACCCCGCATGCTAGCCATGGAAAAACAAAACAATGAGCAAGAGCGCAGACTCGACTTGGATCTTCCCGAAGAGAGACGAGAAAATGCAGCCAttaacgaggccaagtacaagtcaaaattggaaaaATATTACAACGCTAGAATGTGCATATGCACTTTCTTATCGGGAGACTTTGTCCAAAGAGATAACGAGGCATCGAACGCAGAACGACCAGGAAAGCTCGCGCCTAAATGAGAGGCGCCTTGTGTGATCAACGAGGTCCTGGGAAAAGGAGCGTACACCTTGCGCCGACTTGACGGAACAGACGTTCCGCACACGTGGAATGCGCAGTAGCTGCGCAGGTGCTACATGAAATCCTAGCACCCTTCGTACCTGGACAGCACATTACGCTGACCAGCGTACAACACAAGAGTCGCTACTTACATACGCATCGTAATtatcttatttaaaaaaataaaaaaaactttgtATCTGCTGGCCTCTGCGCCTTATCTGTATCAatgcaaagtttgttacattaCACCTTTATGTTTTATTACAAATTCATGCAAATTCTTTTGGTAAACACAAAAATACTATGGTAATCTAGTACAAGTCTCATGAATGGTCCGCGGTCACAAGTAATGCGCAAGGTCCAGCcctacgttcacacatgagctttataccatCTTTATTTGTCTTACCGAAACAAAGTAATTGTACTCATACAAACAATGTAACTAAAACATACCATACAATTATAACGTTACTTGCGCGGCAGCGCATTAACAAAGTTACTTGTGCGGCAGCAAATGTGCTTGCGCAACAGCGCATTAGCTAAACAGTACAAAAACGGATTCAATATCCTAAACAAATTCAAAATAAATGGCAAACCTTTACAAAGTCGTATATTTATACGCTAAGTTGTCATCATCCGAGGTCTCTGCCACATCGCGAGGCGGACGTTATTATTCGTCCTTAACAACAGTCAAGGCAACACTGATAATAACCCTTGCCAAGGTCAGAACAACTGGTATCTCAGCTAACCTTTGGCACATTACAGCATACGGGAAACGGCTACATACCCTCGCACATAGCCATTGTGGCGCGCAGCCAGTCAACTTCAAAAGTTAGGATCTTTCATACCTAGCGACCGAACAACCTTTCTACTTCTCAAATAGTTAAAGCGCACATTTCATCTttatagtccagtgctccacctACTTGCCATTGGCGCATAGGAgtaacactagactgggggggacttgaaggggtatggtcccaaaaaccctGCGCAAGCGCATAGGACCATACCCTAACTTCATTCCAAAAGCATCTTAAATAAAACCCTGTGCAGCCGCGCAACGGTTCTAAACAAGAGTTGGAAAAGAACAGTCTTCGATGTCCATGCGCCGGAGAAAGGAAGGTCAAATATTCAACTAACACCCTTGTGCGGGCTCGCGCAAGGGTACTGTTAGGCCTGAAGATAAACTCCTAAACATCTATGTGCGCCTTAAATCAAGACTTGAACAAAGGAATCTTTTTTGTTATAACAGAATGGACACGTGGCAAAGGCACAATGGTTTACAGCTGTAGATCTTCTTGAAAGCTTTAAATGCTCATCGTGCATAATCATTCGGTTACAACCGAATGC
This genomic stretch from Helianthus annuus cultivar XRQ/B chromosome 8, HanXRQr2.0-SUNRISE, whole genome shotgun sequence harbors:
- the LOC110870372 gene encoding uncharacterized protein LOC110870372; translation: MPKTSMGETPFSLVYGTEAVIPAEFGHPSPRMLAMEKQNNEQERRLDLDLPEERRENAAINEAKYKSKLEKYYNARMCICTFLSGDFVQRDNEASNAERPGKLAPK